The sequence below is a genomic window from Clostridium sp. BJN0001.
AAAATTTCAAGATGATTTTGCAAGAGCGTTAAGTTGTGCGAGCGTAACAATAGATGCAAAAGGGGAACATATTACAAAACCAAGTGCATATACAAACTTTTGCCAAAATTTAGTTAGGTCAACAGAAGAGGGAAATAAAAGATGCGTAGAATCGCATAAACAAATGGGAATTGAGGCTGCAAAAACTGGAAGACCATATGTTAGTGAATGTCATGCAGGTCTTATAGAATTTGCTATACCAATAGCTATTAATGGAAAACTTATAGCTACTGTAATGGGAGGACAACTATTAGAAAATAACCTTGATGATACAAGCATTGAAAAAACTGCATCTTACATACATGTAGATTCAGATAAGTTAAAGAATGCTGCTAAAAAGCTAAAGGTTACTACAAAAGAAAAAATAGAATCTGCAGCAAATGTGTTGTTAGTAGTTATAAATACTCTTGCCAAAGCGGGTTATGACAAGCTTAAGCTTACAGTTTTAACTAAAAAATTAAATGAGAACTTTATGCAGGTTTCTGCTACAGTAGAAGAATTATCTGCATCATCTACAGATATTTCAAATCAGCAGGAAAATCTTAATGGAGAGATTTCAAAAGTAGGAAGTATAACAGAAAAAATTGATGAAATTCTTCAAGCAATTAAAAATATTGCAAAGCAGACAACAATGCTTGGACTAAATGCATCAATAGAAGCAGCAAGAGCTGGAGAAGCAGGAAAAGGATTTGCAGTAGTTGCCGCAGAAATAAAAAAACTTTCAGAGAATTCTAAAGAAACTGCTGATCAGATTGCCGTTTTAAATGGACAAATTCAGAATTCAATAAAAACTACAACAGATAATTCAGAAGCTATTCTTGATACAACAAAAGAGCAAGCTAAGGCTATGGAATCTGTAAGTGAATCTGTAAGAAATTCAGCTGAAATTTCAGATATTATAGATAATATGCTTTCAAAATAATTTATTTCACATAGAAAAAAGGGGCTATCGTATAAAATTCGAAGCCCCTTAATTAATAAAAATTTTTATAAAAGATTCTAAAAAGGAGCAGTAATTTATGATAAAAATTCTATTAGTTGAAGACAATAAGGAGATAAGTCAGAATATAACAGAATTTTTTAAGGGCGAATATGATATAACACCTGTCTACAATGGACAAGATGCGATTGATTATATTGACACATATTCTTATGATATTGCTATACTTGACTTAATGCTCCCAGATATTAGTGGTATGAGCATCCTTAACTATATTTCAAAAAAATGTTTAAATACAGGTGTGATAATATTAACAGCAAAAGAAGAACTTGGAGATAAACTTAAAGCCTTTAATCTTGGAGCAAATGATTATTTAACAAAACCATTTTTTATGGAGGAGTTAAAAGCACGTATTGTTTCAATTTTAAAAAGCATAGGAAAAATAAAAGCGGGAAATATTGCAAATTTTAAGAATCTTGAAATTGATATGAAGAAGAAAAAAGTTTATATAAATGGCTTTGAAATAAGTCTTAATGAAAAATTATATAAACTTTTAGAATATCTTGTACTCAATAAAAATGTACTTTTATTTAAAGAACAAATTTTTGATAATATTTGTGGATATAATAGTGACGCTGCTACAGATATAATAGAAGTTTATATGAGTAGACTCAGAAAGCAGATTGCTAAATACGGATATGATAAATATCTTATTACTAAAAGAGGAATGGGTTATATTTTAGATGAAAGTGCAGGAGACTAGAGCATGAGACAGAATTTATTTTCATCTACAAGAAAAAAGATTACGATTATAAGCACAGCGATTGTTTTTTCATGTCTTATAATTTTTGCAATAATTACTGGATTTTTATATTCATCTAGGGTTTTAGATAATGTAGATATGCAGATAAATCAGTTAACAACTTTAATTAAAGAGGAAAGTTATGAAAATGGTTTTGATTCAGTAAACGAGGCTTTAAAAAGAGAACCACCATTTAATTTTAAATTTAAATACGATGAAAGACCGATAAAAGTTCCACCAAATCTAATAGTTATAGTTTACAAGGATAATGAACTTGATAATATCAGCAAAAATTTATATTTTAGCAGTGCAAGCCTTCCTGATATTCCAGATGATAGCATAGATAATTTAATTATAATACAGAAAGATGAATACACATTTAGAGCTACTACTATAAATGTTGATAATTATAAAATAGAAGTATTGTCTAATATAGATTCAGAGGTGCATTCAATAAAAAGGCTTAGAAATTCAATATTTATAAGCTTTATAATTTTAATGACAATATGCTGCGTATTATCTAGATTTCTAGCATCAAGAGTATTAAAACCTGTAAAGGAAGCTTATGATAAACAGGTATTTTTTGTTCAAGATGCATCGCATGAAATGAGAACACCTCTTGCTGTAATAAAAGGCAAATTGGAGCTGCTTGCTCATTCATTTGGAGATACAATAGATATGCATTTTGACCTTATATCAAAAATGATGACAGAAATAAGATCGCTTGAAAAGCTTAATTCAGATCTTCTTTTATTATCAAAGGAAGATATAAATTCAAGCAAACAGATAAGTGAAATAAACCTTAATAAGTTTATTGATGATATAAGTGATTTTTATACTGATATTGCAGAAGTAAAAAATAAGAAATTTAAAGTCACAAAACCTTTAAATAAAATAAATGTAAAATGGGACTTTGATAAAATAAAAAGAATAGTAGTAATACTTCTTGAAAATGCATTTAAATATACAGATGATAGCGGAATAATAAATCTTAAATTTGAAGAATTTAATAAATATATACAGATAACTGTTAAAGATAATGGAATAGGCATAAGTGAAAAAGATAAGGAAAGAATCTTCGATAGATTTTATAGAAGTGAAAAAGTGCGAGCAGAAAGCATATCTGGAAATGGAATAGGGCTTAGTCTTTTAAAATCTATATCTAAAGATTTTGGTATTAAAATAAAGGTAAATTCTACTCTTAACAAGGGAACAGAGTTTATACTTAATGTGCCTAAAGAAGTTAAGTGAATTTTATTAAGCAAACATACAGATTATTATGGTAAGTTTTATTTATAATTAAAGTATGTCTGGGAGATGAAATTATGAAAAAAAGATATTTAAAGATTACTGTCATGTCTCTTATTTTAGCTTCATCGATAGCAAGTTATAGCATAAATTCTGATAAAGTATATGCATCAGAAGAGAATGATATAAGTGTTTTAACTTCAAGTGGAAATAGCATAAGCTTATATTCTGATGAAAGCTTAGAATCAAAATATGAAATTGATAATGATGATATAGAATCTGGAGAAACTTATTATATAAGTACAACTTCAAGCAAAATAAGAATTCATACATCATTAGATTCTGACCATGTAAGAATAGTAAAAGGAAATAAATTGTATAAAGAAACAGATGCAATACCATTATCTGATGATTCATCAGCTACTTTATATGTAAGAGTATATGATAGTGAAGTTGACTCGGATGCAGATAAAAATACATCTTATTCTTATCAATATAGGATAAGAGTTAATAGTTCTGAATCTGATACTTATGATGAAGATGATGAGGATGATGATATTTATGATGATGTATCATTAAACAATCTATCACTTATGGATGATAGTGATGAAGATTTAGAAATTAATTTTTATAGCTACATATCATCATATAAATTGGATGTAGATGATGATACTAATTATGTATATGTTAGGGCAGATTTACAAAATGATGATGATACAGTAAAGATTAATAGTGTAAAAGTTGACGATGATGATTCGTATGAAAGAAAGATTTATCTTTCAGATGGACTTAATGAAATAAGTGTTAAGGTTCAAGATGAAGATGGAAATGTAAATGTAT
It includes:
- a CDS encoding PocR ligand-binding domain-containing protein, encoding MLKILENNEIDLEALELNDIINIDTLQKFQDDFARALSCASVTIDAKGEHITKPSAYTNFCQNLVRSTEEGNKRCVESHKQMGIEAAKTGRPYVSECHAGLIEFAIPIAINGKLIATVMGGQLLENNLDDTSIEKTASYIHVDSDKLKNAAKKLKVTTKEKIESAANVLLVVINTLAKAGYDKLKLTVLTKKLNENFMQVSATVEELSASSTDISNQQENLNGEISKVGSITEKIDEILQAIKNIAKQTTMLGLNASIEAARAGEAGKGFAVVAAEIKKLSENSKETADQIAVLNGQIQNSIKTTTDNSEAILDTTKEQAKAMESVSESVRNSAEISDIIDNMLSK
- a CDS encoding response regulator transcription factor; this translates as MIKILLVEDNKEISQNITEFFKGEYDITPVYNGQDAIDYIDTYSYDIAILDLMLPDISGMSILNYISKKCLNTGVIILTAKEELGDKLKAFNLGANDYLTKPFFMEELKARIVSILKSIGKIKAGNIANFKNLEIDMKKKKVYINGFEISLNEKLYKLLEYLVLNKNVLLFKEQIFDNICGYNSDAATDIIEVYMSRLRKQIAKYGYDKYLITKRGMGYILDESAGD
- a CDS encoding HAMP domain-containing sensor histidine kinase translates to MRQNLFSSTRKKITIISTAIVFSCLIIFAIITGFLYSSRVLDNVDMQINQLTTLIKEESYENGFDSVNEALKREPPFNFKFKYDERPIKVPPNLIVIVYKDNELDNISKNLYFSSASLPDIPDDSIDNLIIIQKDEYTFRATTINVDNYKIEVLSNIDSEVHSIKRLRNSIFISFIILMTICCVLSRFLASRVLKPVKEAYDKQVFFVQDASHEMRTPLAVIKGKLELLAHSFGDTIDMHFDLISKMMTEIRSLEKLNSDLLLLSKEDINSSKQISEINLNKFIDDISDFYTDIAEVKNKKFKVTKPLNKINVKWDFDKIKRIVVILLENAFKYTDDSGIINLKFEEFNKYIQITVKDNGIGISEKDKERIFDRFYRSEKVRAESISGNGIGLSLLKSISKDFGIKIKVNSTLNKGTEFILNVPKEVK
- a CDS encoding cadherin-like beta sandwich domain-containing protein, translated to MKKRYLKITVMSLILASSIASYSINSDKVYASEENDISVLTSSGNSISLYSDESLESKYEIDNDDIESGETYYISTTSSKIRIHTSLDSDHVRIVKGNKLYKETDAIPLSDDSSATLYVRVYDSEVDSDADKNTSYSYQYRIRVNSSESDTYDEDDEDDDIYDDVSLNNLSLMDDSDEDLEINFYSYISSYKLDVDDDTNYVYVRADLQNDDDTVKINSVKVDDDDSYERKIYLSDGLNEISVKVQDEDGNVNVYKIEIQRGENVSSSSDNSSNNKVTLIAGLKEDETVDVRNLWVQNDDKWQY